The genome window GCAGACCGCCGACAGCGCGACGCTGTCGGCGCAGGAGGGCATGCCGCTGCCGATCGGCAGCGCGCTGCAGACCGGCGCCGACGCCAGCGCCACCGTGCAGTTCGCCGACGGCTCGCGCATGCAGGTGCGCGAGAACAGCCTGGTCCGCTTCGACCAGTTGCTCCGCTACGGCGCCACCGGCATGGTCGATACGCGGGTGCGGCTGGAGAAGGGCCGCACCAGCAACGACGTGATCCCCGCCAGCGGGCCTGCCTCGCGCTACATCATCCAGACCCCGAGCAGCACCAGCAGCGTGCGCGGCACCCGCTTCCGCGTCGGCGCCGGCGACGGTCACCAGCTCGCCGCCACCGAGGTGCTGCAGGGCGCGGTGCGGGTCGCCGGCGGCGGCGGCCAGCGCCTGCTGCAGCCGGGCGATGCGGCGCGGGTGGGCACCGGGACGGCGCCGCTGCCGGAACCGCTGCTGCCGGCACCGGTGCTGGACCTGGCGCGCAGCCGCTTGCAACACCCGCCCTACCTGCTGGCGTGGACGCCGCTGGCCGGCGCCAGCCGCTACCGCATCGAAGCGCTGGATGCGCAGCAGCGCGAGATCCTGCGCTACGCCCGCGAGACCGAGGCAAGCGCACTGGTGCTGGACGACCTGCCGCCCGGGGACCTGCGGCTCCTGCTGCGCGGCATCGCCGCCACCGGCGTGGAAGGCGAAGACGCCGAGCAGGCGCTGCGGGTGTGGGCCACGCCGCTGCCGCCGCTGACCGTGCAACCGCTGCAGGATCAGCACCTGCGCATCGCGCGGCCGCGCTTCGAATGGACCCGCAATCCGCAGGCCAGCAGCAGCGTGCTGCAACTGGCGCGCGACGCGCAGTTCCAGGACCTGCTGCTCGACCAGGAGACCACGGCCACGCGCCTGCGCGCGCCGCAGCCGTTGCCGCCCGGCCGCTACTTCTGGCGCGTCGCCTCGCGCGACGCGCAGGGCCGCCAGGGTCCGTTCGGGCAGGCGTTGCGGCTGCAGCTCAGCGACGAGCCGGTCGATCCCGGCCTGGCGCCGGCGCAGGCCGAGCGCGGCACCCTCACCCTGCGCTGGCAGGCCGATCCCGCCGCGCAGCACTACCGGGTGCAGGTCGCGCGCGATCCCGACTTCACCCACCGCCTGCTCGAGCGCACGGTCGCCCAGCCGCAGGTCGCGCTGCCGCGGCCGCGGCGCGGCACCTGGTACGTGCGCGTGCAGACGCTGGATGCCGACGGCGAGGCCGCGCCGTTCTCGGCGCCGCAGACCATCACCCTGCCCTGCCGCTACTGCAAGCTCGGTGCGGGCGGCGCGGCGGTCCTGCTGTGGCTGGCCCTGTGAGCGCCGCGCGGCCGCGCCGCGCCGCCGCCGTGGCCGCGGCGGCGGCAGCGGGGCTGGCCGCGGCGCTGAGCCTGAGCAATGCCACCTGGCGGCTGGACCAGGCGCTGTACGACGCCCTGATCAAGCACTCGCCACGCCCGGCCGATCCGCGCCTGCTGCTGATCGCCATCGACGACCGCAGCCTGCAGGCGCTGGGCCAATGGCCGTGGCGGCGCGAGGTGCATGCGCGCCTGCTCGATCGGCTGACCGCGGCCGGAAGCGAGCGGGTGGCGCTGGACCTGCTGTTCAGCGAGCCCGAGCAGCTACACCCGGACGACGATGCGCGCCTGGCCGCGGCGCTGCGCCGCAACGGCCGTACCGTGCTGCCGGTGATCGGCAGCGCCAGCGACGCCGAGATGACCCAGGAACTGCTGCCGATCCCCGCCATCACCGCCGCCGCGGCGCAGCTGGCGCATACCGAGATCGCGGTCGATGCCGACGGCGTGTCGCGCGGCGTGTATCTGCGCGCCGGGCTCGGCAGCGCGCATTGGCCGGCGTTGGGCGCCGCGCTGGTCGGGCAGGCGCGGCCGCCGGCGCCGGCCAGCACCCGCACGCCCTATGCCTGGCACCGCGCCGACTACGCCGGTCTGCACTTCGCCGCGCCCTCGGCGCCGTTCGCCCAGGTGTCCTACGTCGACGTCCTGCAGGGCCGCATTCCGGCGCAGGCGCTGCGCCAGCGCCTGGTGATCGTCGGCGTGAGCGCCACCGGCCTGGGCCCGCGGGTGACGACGCCGATGTCCGCCGACGGCGGCATGAGCGCGCCCGAGTACCAGGCCAACGTCGCCGCGACGCTGCTGCGCGCCGATCCGATCCTGCCGCTGTCGCGCAGCACGCAAGTGGCGGTGTCGGCGTTGCTGACCCTGCTGGTCTGCCTGGGCACGTCCTGCGCGCAGCGCGCGCGCCGCTGGCACTGGCTGGCGCCGCTGACGGGCATGGCCGCGGTCGCCATCGGCAGCCTGCTGTGGGTGCTGGCCAGCGGCCGCTGGTTCGCCCCCGGCGCGGCCCTGCTGGCACTGGCCATCGTCGCCGGCTTCCGCCTGTGCCTGCATGCCGCCCGCTGGCGCCAGCAGGCGCAACGCGATGCCCTGACCGGGCTGCTCAACCGCCACGGCTTCGAGC of Xanthomonas sacchari contains these proteins:
- a CDS encoding CHASE2 domain-containing protein, which produces MSAARPRRAAAVAAAAAAGLAAALSLSNATWRLDQALYDALIKHSPRPADPRLLLIAIDDRSLQALGQWPWRREVHARLLDRLTAAGSERVALDLLFSEPEQLHPDDDARLAAALRRNGRTVLPVIGSASDAEMTQELLPIPAITAAAAQLAHTEIAVDADGVSRGVYLRAGLGSAHWPALGAALVGQARPPAPASTRTPYAWHRADYAGLHFAAPSAPFAQVSYVDVLQGRIPAQALRQRLVIVGVSATGLGPRVTTPMSADGGMSAPEYQANVAATLLRADPILPLSRSTQVAVSALLTLLVCLGTSCAQRARRWHWLAPLTGMAAVAIGSLLWVLASGRWFAPGAALLALAIVAGFRLCLHAARWRQQAQRDALTGLLNRHGFEQAFGHELDEARRSGKPLTLIIVDVDHFKRYNDTLGHRAGDRALTLVANAVARHARRPHEVAARFGGDEFVMILPATDTADACRIAAALVEHIRGLSLRAANGSVAITASLGVHSASVAADTRERDFFELADTALYRAKRAGRDGYALSDDLPDHHTHASGTLPTPDPPTAAQ
- a CDS encoding FecR family protein, encoding MRRRAGLLCWIALLLAPAAMAQDWHYRVRPGDTLWDLGQRYLRPGMDWMRLGQHNQVADPHRLTPGARLRFPIAWLRVQPVPARLVALRGQISVQTADSATLSAQEGMPLPIGSALQTGADASATVQFADGSRMQVRENSLVRFDQLLRYGATGMVDTRVRLEKGRTSNDVIPASGPASRYIIQTPSSTSSVRGTRFRVGAGDGHQLAATEVLQGAVRVAGGGGQRLLQPGDAARVGTGTAPLPEPLLPAPVLDLARSRLQHPPYLLAWTPLAGASRYRIEALDAQQREILRYARETEASALVLDDLPPGDLRLLLRGIAATGVEGEDAEQALRVWATPLPPLTVQPLQDQHLRIARPRFEWTRNPQASSSVLQLARDAQFQDLLLDQETTATRLRAPQPLPPGRYFWRVASRDAQGRQGPFGQALRLQLSDEPVDPGLAPAQAERGTLTLRWQADPAAQHYRVQVARDPDFTHRLLERTVAQPQVALPRPRRGTWYVRVQTLDADGEAAPFSAPQTITLPCRYCKLGAGGAAVLLWLAL